The proteins below are encoded in one region of bacterium:
- a CDS encoding electron transfer flavoprotein subunit beta/FixA family protein, producing MRIIVCIKQVPDTEASIQISTDQKSIVETGVKFIMNPYDEFAVEEALRIKEADSQSLVKVIGVGPERTTEALRNACAMGADEVLLLKTEAPVYDALVLAGALADVIKKEPFDLILLGKETIDDGNGEIGPMLAEMLQIPCMTVITRLRLQGDSVVAEREGERGIEEWTAPLPLLATCQKGLNEPRYPSIRGVMAAKKREIPVHPAVLAPVAIEVQSLSLPAQRQAGRIIGEGAAAVPELIRLLKEEAKVL from the coding sequence GTGCGAATCATCGTATGCATCAAACAGGTGCCGGATACCGAGGCCTCCATTCAGATCAGCACGGATCAAAAAAGCATTGTCGAGACCGGAGTCAAATTCATCATGAATCCCTATGATGAATTCGCCGTAGAAGAGGCGTTGCGGATCAAGGAGGCTGATAGCCAATCATTGGTCAAAGTCATCGGCGTCGGGCCGGAGCGGACCACCGAGGCGCTGCGCAACGCCTGCGCTATGGGAGCGGACGAGGTGCTGCTGCTCAAAACCGAGGCTCCCGTGTATGACGCACTGGTGCTGGCCGGTGCTCTGGCTGATGTGATTAAAAAAGAGCCGTTCGATCTGATCCTGCTTGGCAAGGAGACCATCGATGACGGCAACGGAGAGATCGGCCCCATGCTGGCTGAGATGCTGCAAATTCCTTGTATGACAGTGATCACCCGTTTAAGGCTGCAGGGAGATTCGGTTGTCGCCGAACGGGAGGGGGAGCGAGGGATCGAGGAATGGACGGCGCCGCTGCCGCTGTTGGCAACCTGCCAAAAGGGGTTGAATGAACCGCGTTATCCTTCCATTCGCGGCGTTATGGCTGCCAAGAAACGGGAGATCCCCGTGCATCCGGCTGTTCTCGCGCCTGTCGCCATCGAGGTACAAAGCCTGAGTCTGCCGGCTCAACGTCAGGCGGGTCGCATCATAGGCGAAGGGGCTGCGGCAGTGCCCGAGTTGATCAGGCTGTTGAAAGAAGAAGCCAAGGTACTTTGA